One window from the genome of [Clostridium] celerecrescens 18A encodes:
- the smc gene encoding chromosome segregation protein SMC produces the protein MYLKSIEIQGFKSFANKIVFEFHNGITGIVGPNGSGKSNVADAVRWVLGEQKVKQLRSSNMQDVIFSGTELRKPQGFAYVAITLDNSDHHLAIDYDQVTVSRRVYRSGESEYMINGSACRLKDIYELFYDTGIGKEGYSIIGQGQIDKILSGKPEERRELFDEAAGIVKFKRRKLIAQKKLEDEKQNLIRVNDILTELEKQVGPLARQSEAAKEYLRLKEDLKKYDVNQFLMETEGIQVQMKENQEKETIVAHDLEEAKQTSEGIREEYDVLDTYLAELEEAISKAGNEKNKSNMEIGSLEGRINVLKEQINTEQMNAEHIAGRMRAIHAEIQMKMSQAATYEEERSLIADQVKSAVNELKDAEVVLCSEDEKIHLFEQQIEEGKSGIIDILNEKASLTAKQQRYETMLEQVNVRRSEVCQKLLKFKSDESEQDERLEALQKEADEIEAKISESQEAQAFSENRAEELEGEVKRLNKNLNDKQQEYHTSYTKLESLRNIAERYEGYGGSIRRIMEVRDRIHGIHGVVADLVKVPKKFEIAIETALGGSIQNIVTDSEETAKQLIEYLKKNRYGRATFLPLTSVGNRDSFRQDRALTEPGVLGVAGTLVEAEDRYKGLLNYLLGRVVVVDTIEHAIALAKKFQYSFRIVTLEGELLSVGGSMTGGAFKNSSNLLGRKREMEELEEICSKALSDVERLEKELVLSEGLLGESREELEKIRAEKQQLYLRQNTVKINIRRIEDKKEEIKESYGDLERENGQLEVQIREISVSQQELLSAIDKLEIQNQDTVGELERLNGRLETARADREQYSKDLSSVQLKTSSLKQKDDFELENIRRVKEETHRLEEELSGLSNGTHGSNSIIEEKQKEIEVLKGRIAEERVYSEELEGIINEKSTQKETSSREQKELFRKREELTGRISLLDKELFRLQSQKEKLDEWMENHVNYMWNEYVLTFSTAKELKNQEWTSLPEIKRMIQSLKEEIRKLGNVNVNAIEDYKEVSERYEFMKTQHDDLVAAEGTLLKIIDELDTGMRKQFEEKFREIRQEFDKVFKELFGGGRGTLELVEDEDILEAGIQIISQPPGKKLQNMMQLSGGEKALTAIALLFAIQNLKPSPFCLLDEIEAALDDSNVDRFAKYLHKLTKYTQFIVITHRRGTMLSADRLYGITMQEKGVSTLVSVNLIEEDLES, from the coding sequence ATGTATTTAAAAAGTATTGAAATCCAGGGTTTTAAATCTTTTGCCAATAAGATCGTCTTTGAATTTCATAATGGGATCACCGGCATCGTAGGCCCTAACGGCAGCGGCAAGAGCAATGTCGCCGATGCCGTGCGCTGGGTGCTTGGTGAACAAAAGGTAAAGCAGCTTCGAAGCTCCAACATGCAGGATGTGATTTTCTCCGGAACTGAACTGAGAAAACCTCAGGGCTTTGCCTATGTTGCCATTACCCTTGATAATTCCGATCATCATCTGGCCATTGATTACGACCAGGTAACAGTATCAAGAAGGGTTTACCGTTCCGGCGAAAGCGAGTACATGATCAATGGCAGTGCCTGCCGTTTAAAGGATATTTATGAATTGTTCTATGATACCGGAATCGGTAAGGAAGGCTATTCCATTATCGGCCAGGGCCAGATTGATAAGATTTTAAGCGGTAAGCCGGAGGAGCGAAGAGAATTATTTGATGAGGCCGCCGGCATCGTTAAATTTAAACGGCGCAAGCTCATTGCCCAGAAGAAGCTTGAAGATGAAAAACAAAACCTCATCCGTGTCAATGACATCCTCACAGAGCTTGAAAAGCAGGTGGGCCCCCTGGCAAGGCAATCTGAGGCGGCAAAGGAATATCTGCGATTAAAAGAAGATTTAAAAAAGTATGATGTTAACCAATTCCTGATGGAGACCGAGGGAATCCAGGTACAGATGAAGGAAAACCAGGAAAAGGAAACCATTGTAGCGCATGATCTGGAGGAGGCAAAGCAGACATCAGAAGGCATCAGGGAAGAATATGATGTTCTCGATACATATTTAGCGGAGCTTGAAGAGGCTATCAGCAAGGCCGGCAATGAGAAAAATAAATCCAACATGGAAATAGGAAGTCTGGAAGGCCGGATCAACGTTCTAAAGGAACAGATCAATACGGAACAGATGAATGCGGAGCACATTGCCGGACGCATGAGGGCTATTCATGCTGAAATCCAGATGAAAATGTCTCAGGCTGCTACTTATGAGGAAGAACGTTCCCTGATTGCCGACCAGGTGAAATCCGCCGTAAATGAACTGAAAGATGCAGAAGTAGTCCTGTGTTCAGAAGATGAGAAAATCCATCTTTTTGAACAGCAGATTGAGGAAGGAAAGAGCGGCATCATTGATATCCTCAATGAAAAAGCTTCCTTAACCGCAAAACAACAACGGTATGAAACCATGCTGGAACAGGTGAATGTGCGCCGTTCTGAGGTTTGCCAGAAGCTTTTAAAGTTTAAAAGTGATGAGTCGGAACAGGATGAGCGGCTGGAAGCTCTTCAAAAGGAAGCAGATGAGATAGAAGCCAAAATCTCAGAAAGCCAGGAAGCCCAGGCGTTCAGTGAGAACCGGGCTGAGGAGTTAGAAGGCGAGGTCAAAAGGCTTAACAAGAACTTAAATGACAAACAGCAGGAATATCATACCAGTTATACAAAGCTGGAGTCTTTAAGAAATATAGCTGAGCGTTATGAAGGCTATGGCGGCAGCATCCGCCGTATCATGGAGGTTAGGGACAGGATCCATGGCATCCACGGGGTTGTAGCGGATCTGGTCAAGGTACCGAAAAAATTTGAAATTGCCATTGAGACCGCTCTTGGCGGAAGCATTCAGAATATTGTGACTGATTCCGAAGAAACTGCCAAGCAGCTTATTGAATATCTAAAGAAAAACCGGTATGGAAGAGCTACCTTCCTTCCCTTAACCAGCGTTGGCAACAGGGATTCCTTCCGCCAGGACAGGGCTCTTACGGAACCGGGAGTACTGGGGGTTGCGGGTACCCTGGTGGAAGCGGAAGACCGGTATAAAGGCCTTTTAAATTATCTTCTGGGCCGTGTGGTTGTGGTGGATACCATTGAACACGCCATTGCACTTGCAAAAAAGTTCCAGTATTCTTTCAGGATCGTAACACTGGAAGGAGAGCTTCTCAGCGTAGGCGGATCCATGACGGGCGGTGCCTTTAAAAATTCCAGCAATCTTTTAGGGCGCAAGCGTGAGATGGAGGAACTGGAAGAGATCTGCTCCAAGGCTCTTTCTGATGTGGAACGGCTGGAAAAAGAACTGGTGTTAAGCGAGGGACTCCTTGGGGAAAGCAGGGAGGAACTGGAAAAGATCCGGGCAGAAAAACAGCAGCTTTATTTAAGGCAAAATACGGTTAAAATAAATATACGCAGGATTGAAGATAAAAAAGAAGAAATTAAGGAATCTTACGGAGACTTAGAGCGGGAAAACGGCCAGCTTGAAGTGCAGATACGTGAAATCAGTGTCAGCCAGCAAGAGCTTCTTTCAGCCATTGATAAGCTGGAGATACAGAATCAGGATACGGTCGGAGAACTGGAACGTTTAAACGGCCGGCTTGAAACCGCCAGGGCAGACCGTGAGCAGTATTCTAAGGACTTATCGTCCGTCCAGCTGAAAACCTCAAGTTTAAAGCAAAAGGATGATTTTGAACTGGAAAATATCCGGCGTGTAAAGGAAGAAACCCATCGTCTGGAGGAGGAGCTTTCTGGGCTTTCAAACGGAACGCATGGTTCTAATTCCATTATCGAAGAAAAACAAAAAGAAATTGAGGTATTAAAGGGCAGGATCGCGGAAGAAAGGGTATATTCAGAAGAACTGGAAGGCATCATAAATGAGAAGTCCACACAAAAAGAGACCAGTTCCAGAGAGCAGAAGGAACTGTTCCGAAAACGAGAAGAGCTTACGGGAAGGATCAGCCTTTTGGATAAGGAACTGTTCCGTTTGCAAAGCCAGAAGGAAAAGCTTGATGAGTGGATGGAGAACCATGTCAATTACATGTGGAATGAATATGTACTGACTTTCTCCACTGCAAAGGAGTTAAAGAACCAGGAATGGACATCACTTCCAGAGATCAAACGAATGATCCAGTCCTTAAAAGAGGAGATCCGGAAGCTTGGCAATGTCAATGTCAATGCCATTGAGGATTATAAAGAGGTATCAGAGCGCTATGAATTCATGAAGACCCAGCACGATGATCTGGTAGCCGCAGAGGGCACCCTGTTAAAGATCATCGATGAACTGGATACGGGAATGAGAAAACAATTCGAGGAAAAGTTCCGGGAAATACGGCAGGAGTTTGATAAAGTATTTAAGGAACTTTTTGGAGGAGGACGGGGCACATTAGAGCTGGTGGAGGATGAGGATATCCTGGAAGCAGGAATTCAAATCATATCCCAGCCGCCTGGCAAGAAGCTTCAGAATATGATGCAGCTTTCCGGTGGGGAAAAGGCATTGACGGCTATTGCGCTGCTGTTTGCTATCCAGAACTTAAAGCC